In the Ipomoea triloba cultivar NCNSP0323 chromosome 6, ASM357664v1 genome, one interval contains:
- the LOC116022140 gene encoding receptor-like protein kinase BRI1-like 3 yields the protein MRNLMVDVVVLLVMSCGFVVSDEQAKRLYDFKESSVENDPNGFLRDWGSSSSSSPCNWNGVGCSNGVVTQLALQNAGISGFLHISHLMLLPALRNVHLNGNHFYGNLSSPSAVSCSFESLDLSDNNFSDSLFLDPLLFACNRLAVLNLSRNSIPHADLKFGGSMLQIDISRNKVSNLDLVDYSLSNCQNLNLLNLSDNKFSGQLRSSFLSCKSLSVLDLSGNNISGNLNDLEFGACRNLTVLNLSFNSLSASEFPPSLANCQSLEMLNIGHNNMTGLKVPGDLLAKLKSLRHLVLAHNQFSGEIPWELGQICSTLEELDLSGNQLTGELPSTFTACSSLTSLNLTNNQLSGGFLTSVVSLLGNLRYLSVSFNNLTGPVPMALKNCSRLEVLDLSANAFTGNVPSWFCSRTPVSSLTMMMLADNNLSGTVPSELGSCRNLKKIDLSFNSLSGSIPMEIWSLPNLSDLVLWANNLRGEIPEGICSNGGNLQTLILNNNLISGALPKSISKCTDLVWVSLSSNQLRGEIPEGIGELTKLAILQLGNNSLSGAIPRGLGKCKNLIWLDLNSNSLTGPIPTELADQAGLIVPGIVSGKHFAFVRNEGGTECRGAGGLVEFEGIHPERLASFPMIHSCSSIRIYSGTTVYTFASNGSMIYLDLSYNSLSGIIPASVGSMSFLQVLNMGHNNLTGSIPSSFGGLKMVGVLDLSHNSLQGSIPGSLGGLTFLNDLDVSNNNLSGLIPSVGQLTTFPASRYENNPGLCGVPLTPCNTRSAHGSSGFHEHGKRQATTIGMVLGITVSFLSLCALLVALFRAKKGQDKEEQRDKYIESLPTSGSSSWKLSSVPEPLSINVATFEKPLRKLTFAHLLEATNGFSADSLIGSGGFGDVYKAHLRDGMVVAIKKLIHVTGQGDREFMAEMETIGKIKHRNLVPLLGYCKVGDERLLVYEYMKWGSLEGVLHERHKMGASKLNWAARKKIAIGSARGLAFLHHSCLPHIIHRDMKSSNVLLDENFEARVSDFGMARLVNALDTHLSVSTLAGTPGYVPPEYYQSFRCTTKGDVYSYGVILLELLSGKRPINTQEFGDDNNLVSWAKQLHKEKRSHDILDPELITHLSGDAELYHYLKIAFECLDEKPFRRPTMIQVMAKFKESMQHDSESDILDDISVKNSLIDESPEGEP from the coding sequence ATGAGGAATTTGATGGTGGATGTTGTGGTGTTGTTGGTTATGAGTTGTGGCTTTGTGGTGTCAGATGAACAGGCGAAGAGGTTGTATGATTTCAAGGAATCTTCAGTTGAAAATGACCCCAATGGGTTCTTGAGAGATTGGGGTTCATCTTCCTCTTCTAGCCCCTGCAACTGGAATGGTGTGGGGTGCTCTAATGGGGTAGTCACCCAGCTCGCCCTTCAAAATGCTGGGATTTCTGGGTTTCTGCATATTTCTCATCTCATGCTTTTGCCTGCTCTCAGGAATGTTCACTTGAATGGCAACCATTTCTATGGGAACCTTTCCTCCCCATCTGCTGTTTCTTGCAGCTTTGAGTCTCTGGATTTGTCAGACAACAACTTCTCAGATTCTTTGTTTTTGGACCCCTTGTTGTTTGCCTGCAATCGTTTGGCGGTTCTGAATCTTTCCCGGAATTCGATCCCTCACGCGGACCTCAAGTTTGGTGGTTCTATGCTGCAGATTGACATCTCTAGGAACAAGGTTTCGAATTTAGACCTTGTGGATTATTCTCTGTCCAATTGCCAGAACTTGAATCTGCTTAATTTGTCTGATAATAAGTTCAGTGGCCAGCTCAGAAGCTCCTTTCTCTCTTGCAAGAGCCTATCCGTTCTTGATCTCTCGGGCAACAACATCTCGGGAAATCTGAATGATCTTGAGTTTGGGGCTTGCAGGAATCTCACAGTACTCAATTTGTCGTTCAACAGTCTCTCGGCTTCTGAGTTCCCGCCCAGCTTGGCGAATTGCCAGAGCCTGGAGATGTTGAATATTGGGCATAATAACATGACTGGTCTTAAGGTTCCGGGGGACTTGTTAGCAAAGCTGAAGAGTTTGAGGCACTTGGTCTTAGCCCATAACCAGTTCTCTGGGGAGATTCCATGGGAGTTGGGGCAAATTTGTAGTACTCTCGAGGAGCTTGATCTTTCGGGGAACCAGTTAACCGGGGAGCTTCCATCAACGTTTACTGCGTGCTCCTCGCTTACTAGTCTCAACCTCACTAACAATCAACTCTCGGGAGGTTTCTTGACTAGTGTTGTTAGCCTTCTCGGGAATCTGAGATACCTTTCTGTGTCGTTCAATAACTTAACCGGTCCTGTGCCAATGGCATTGAAAAACTGTTCTCGGCTTGAGGTGCTTGATCTTAGTGCAAACGCATTTACAGGGAATGTGCCCTCTTGGTTTTGCTCAAGAACACCAGTTTCGTCTCTTACGATGATGATGCTTGCAGATAACAACCTTTCGGGGACAGTTCCATCCGAGCTTGGTTCGTGTAGGAACCTTAAGAAAATTGATCTCAGCTTCAATAGTCTGAGTGGTTCAATCCCAATGGAAATATGGAGTTTGCCGAATCTCTCAGACTTGGTGTTGTGGGCCAACAATCTCAGGGGCGAGATCCCTGAGGGCATTTGTTCGAACGGAGGGAATCTTCAGACGTTAATTCTCAACAACAATTTGATATCTGGAGCTCTTCCAAAGTCGATTTCGAAGTGCACTGATCTGGTTTGGGTTTCGTTGTCCAGCAACCAGCTGAGAGGAGAGATTCCCGAGGGAATTGGTGAGCTTACAAAGCTCGCGATACTCCAATTGGGGAATAACTCTCTTTCGGGTGCAATTCCCCGGGGGCTAGGTAAGTGCAAGAACCTCATATGGCTCGATTTGAATAGCAATAGCTTGACAGGTCCTATTCCAACCGAACTTGCTGATCAGGCTGGCCTTATTGTCCCTGGAATTGTGTCTGGAAAGCATTTTGCTTTTGTGAGAAACGAGGGCGGGACTGAGTGCAGAGGTGCAGGCGGGCTGGTTGAGTTTGAGGGGATTCACCCGGAGAGGCTTGCGAGTTTTCCTATGATTCATTCTTGCTCGTCGATTAGGATTTACTCGGGCACAACGGTGTACACATTTGCCAGCAATGGGAGCATGATTTACCTCGATCTGTCCTACAATTCCTTGTCTGGAATCATTCCTGCGAGCGTAGGCTCGATGAGTTTCCTTCAGGTCTTGAATATGGGGCACAATAATTTAACCGGGAGCATTCCTTCCAGTTTTGGAGGTCTTAAGATGGTAGGCGTGCTCGATCTCTCTCACAACAGCCTTCAGGGCTCAATCCCGGGGTCTCTAGGAGGCCTTACATTTCTCAATGATCTTGATGTTTCAAACAACAACCTCTCGGGGCTAATCCCGTCTGTTGGGCAGCTGACAACGTTTCCTGCTTCACGATACGAAAACAATCCGGGCCTCTGTGGCGTCCCCTTAACTCCCTGCAACACACGGAGTGCCCACGGTTCGTCAGGCTTTCACGAGCACGGGAAGAGGCAGGCAACCACTATAGGGATGGTCCTAGGCATAACCGTCTCGTTTCTTAGCTTGTGTGCACTCCTCGTTGCCCTTTTCAGGGCGAAGAAAGGCCAGGATAAGGAGGAACAGAGAGACAAGTACATCGAGAGCCTCCCGACGTCTGGCAGCAGTAGCTGGAAGCTCTCGAGTGTGCCCGAGCCTCTCAGCATCAACGTGGCGACCTTCGAGAAGCCTCTAAGGAAGCTGACCTTCGCACATCTTCTTGAGGCAACAAACGGATTCAGCGCCGATAGTTTGATCGGCTCGGGAGGCTTCGGGGACGTCTACAAGGCGCACTTAAGGGATGGCATGGTCGTGGCAATCAAGAAGCTTATCCATGTAACGGGACAGGGGGACCGAGAATTCATGGCTGAAATGGAAACCATAGGGAAAATCAAACACCGAAACCTCGTACCCTTGTTGGGCTATTGCAAAGTCGGGGACGAGAGGCTTTTGGTGTACGAATACATGAAATGGGGGAGCTTAGAAGGTGTTCTCCATGAGAGACACAAAATGGGAGCCTCAAAGCTCAACTGGGCAGCTAGGAAAAAGATTGCAATTGGCTCAGCAAGAGGGCTAGCATTTCTTCACCACAGTTGCCTCCCTCATATAATCCACCGCGATATGAAGTCCAGCAACGTCCTCCTAGACGAAAACTTCGAGGCCCGGGTGTCCGATTTTGGAATGGCTCGATTAGTAAACGCCCTGGATACTCATCTCAGTGTGAGTACACTTGCAGGGACCCCGGGCTATGTCCCCCCCGAATATTACCAGAGCTTTAGGTGCACGACGAAAGGCGATGTCTACAGCTACGGTGTCATACTTCTCGAGCTCCTCTCGGGCAAGAGGCCCATAAACACACAAGAATTCGGGGATGACAACAATCTCGTCAGCTGGGCTAAGCAACTACACAAAGAGAAGAGAAGCCACGACATACTCGACCCCGAGCTCATAACTCATTTATCAGGCGATGCCGAGCTCTATCATTACCTCAAGATTGCATTCGAATGCCTCGACGAGAAGCCTTTCCGGAGACCAACCATGATCCAAGTCATGGCCAAGTTTAAAGAATCAATGCAACATGATTCGGAGAGTGATATTCTCGACGATATCTCAGTGAAAAATTCCCTCATCGACGAGTCACCAGAAGGCGAACCCTAG